GAAAGCGCCCAAACCTACGTACACCGCGGCCATCAGGAGCACGAAATAACGCATTGCCACGCGTTGGCTCTGGCCCCGGTTTACGCGGTCATCGGCATTGGTATCTAACATATGCGGAATGTTGTCGGGAAAGCTATTTGCCCATCCTAACGCGTAAAAGTAGAACGTTTGTTCTCGCAAAGAAGATATAGTATTGCGAATGTTGCCAAGACAAAGCCAAAAGCCTGCCCGATAATGTTGCTCGGGCAGGCTTTTGCGGCGTAAAAACACAACTTCTTGTGCAAGCGGTATAGCGCTGTCTTAATGCGCTATTTTGAACGTAATCGGGAGGGTGTAGCGCACCGAAACCGAGCGCCCGTTTTGCTTGCCGGCCTGCCAGCGCGGCATCGCTCGGATCACGCGGGCAGCTTCTTCGTCGGTGCCGTAGCCCAAGCCTTTAATCACCTCCACATCCATGATTTCGCCAAGGGTGTTTACCGTGAAGGCTACAAATACCTTACCCTCTACCTGCGAACCTAGGGCCTGCGAAGGGTAACGAAGGTTGCGTTGCAGGTACTTAAACAAGGCTGCTTGACCACCTTCAAACTCAGGCATCACCTCGGCGTGCACAAATACTTCTTCTTTGGGGGCGGTGGCATCACCGGCAGTTGGCACGCTGGCTCCGCCCGTGGCGCCGTCAGTAATTACTCCGGTGGTCGCGCCGGTATCACCTTTTGGAGCGGCTACGGTCGTGAGTAGGGCATCGTCTACAACAGTAGTTTGTTCGGGGCGGGGCGGTACCAGTGCATCTTTTACTACGCGGGTGGCCACTTCCTTGAGCTGCGGGGCTTTCGCCGCAGCAGGCGGAGGCGTAACTACTGGCTCAGCTGCCTTAGGCATAATGATGGTAGTCAGCGT
The sequence above is drawn from the Hymenobacter sp. YIM 151858-1 genome and encodes:
- a CDS encoding energy transducer TonB is translated as MTPLQLRPPTLDEIVFEGRNKAYGAFELRQMYPQHLRRALAIAIALFALLVVAPLVASRLWPNAALPAPVLKNEPDVTLTTIIMPKAAEPVVTPPPAAAKAPQLKEVATRVVKDALVPPRPEQTTVVDDALLTTVAAPKGDTGATTGVITDGATGGASVPTAGDATAPKEEVFVHAEVMPEFEGGQAALFKYLQRNLRYPSQALGSQVEGKVFVAFTVNTLGEIMDVEVIKGLGYGTDEEAARVIRAMPRWQAGKQNGRSVSVRYTLPITFKIAH